A single window of Leeuwenhoekiella sp. MAR_2009_132 DNA harbors:
- a CDS encoding LptF/LptG family permease yields the protein MKILDWYILKRYLGTFIMMLVLFIPIGITVNLAEKIDKMLANEVPFLEVALYYLNFTVYFANLLFPLFLFLSVIWFTSKLANNTEVIAFLSSGVSFYRFLRPYLIGATIVCVGAYILGTYLAPAASRGFNEFSYEYLKNNKADRETRNVYRQINDNDFIYVSRFTPSSKMGQNFTLEHFEDNTLKYKIQARSIVYRPEDTLYRLNGYKKRIIGKEGDILISETKLDTLFAFDLEDLTPLEYIAETLTTPKLREFIAKEKARGSSAINRYEVTLYKRFSLPVSAYILTIIAVAVSSMKRRGGMGINLALGISLAFIFIFFDKVFGTISEQSDFSPMVAVWLPNVLFGILAIYLLNNAKR from the coding sequence ATGAAAATCCTAGACTGGTACATTCTTAAGCGTTATCTGGGTACATTTATCATGATGCTTGTTTTGTTTATCCCCATAGGGATAACTGTAAATCTTGCCGAAAAGATAGATAAGATGCTTGCCAATGAAGTGCCTTTTCTGGAAGTGGCATTATATTACCTAAATTTTACAGTGTACTTCGCAAACCTGCTGTTTCCGTTGTTTTTATTTTTATCTGTTATCTGGTTTACTTCAAAGTTAGCAAACAACACCGAAGTAATTGCTTTTTTAAGTTCTGGTGTTTCTTTTTACAGATTCCTTCGTCCGTACCTAATTGGGGCAACTATTGTTTGTGTAGGAGCTTATATTTTAGGTACATATTTAGCACCGGCAGCGAGCAGGGGATTTAATGAGTTTTCATATGAATACTTAAAAAATAACAAAGCAGATCGCGAAACCCGAAATGTATATCGCCAGATAAATGACAATGACTTTATCTACGTGAGCCGTTTTACTCCTTCAAGTAAAATGGGACAGAATTTTACATTAGAACATTTTGAAGACAATACCTTAAAATACAAAATTCAAGCCCGTAGTATTGTTTACAGACCTGAAGATACCTTATATCGCCTTAACGGATACAAAAAACGAATCATAGGTAAAGAAGGTGATATTTTAATAAGCGAGACAAAACTAGATACCCTTTTTGCTTTTGACCTCGAAGATTTGACTCCGTTAGAATATATCGCAGAAACTCTGACAACGCCAAAACTGCGCGAGTTTATAGCTAAAGAAAAAGCAAGAGGATCTTCTGCTATAAACCGGTATGAAGTGACTCTATATAAACGTTTCAGTTTGCCGGTAAGTGCCTATATACTTACGATAATAGCGGTAGCGGTTTCTTCTATGAAACGTAGAGGAGGTATGGGCATCAACCTTGCTTTAGGAATCTCGCTGGCATTTATATTTATATTCTTTGATAAAGTTTTTGGTACGATTTCAGAGCAATCTGATTTTTCTCCTATGGTAGCTGTTTGGTTGCCTAATGTTCTCTTCGGTATTTTAGCCATTTATCTGCTCAATAATGCAAAACGATAG
- a CDS encoding DUF922 domain-containing protein produces MLRLFYLIVCAGIFISVQKKEYRFAWNANKPLEWSDFKATPDRGSAYAATANSGLSHKYTINSKGYLVKKASIISANFYPNLSWYKPKLIDENTLAHEQTHFDISELHARLLRKAIAEYQFTQNSKAEIQKIYKGIEAQRRAMQIRFDKETNHSQNKEVEQQWEAFIKFNLQKLNSYK; encoded by the coding sequence ATGCTTCGATTATTTTATTTGATAGTTTGCGCTGGTATATTTATTTCGGTACAAAAGAAAGAATATCGTTTTGCCTGGAATGCAAATAAGCCTCTAGAATGGTCAGATTTTAAAGCTACTCCAGATCGAGGAAGCGCTTACGCTGCAACTGCAAATTCAGGTTTGAGTCATAAATATACCATTAATAGTAAAGGCTATCTGGTTAAAAAAGCTTCTATAATTTCGGCAAATTTTTACCCTAATTTATCATGGTATAAGCCCAAATTGATAGATGAAAATACACTGGCGCACGAGCAAACTCACTTTGATATATCTGAATTGCACGCTCGTTTGCTTAGAAAAGCTATTGCTGAATACCAGTTTACACAAAACTCTAAAGCCGAAATTCAAAAAATTTACAAAGGTATTGAAGCGCAACGTAGAGCTATGCAAATTCGGTTTGATAAAGAGACCAATCACTCTCAAAATAAAGAGGTCGAGCAGCAATGGGAAGCTTTTATAAAGTTCAATCTTCAAAAATTAAATTCTTATAAATAA
- a CDS encoding acetyl-CoA carboxylase carboxyltransferase subunit alpha, with protein MEYLDFEQPIKELEEQLQKCSLIGEESDVDVTNTCKQIEKKLAETKKDIYKNLTAWQRVQLSRHPNRPYTLDYIKALCGDTFLELHGDRNVKDDKAMIGGLGKIGDQSFMLIGQQKGYNTKTRQYRNFGMANPEGYRKALRLMKSAEKFGLPVVSFIDTPGAYPGLEAEERGQGEAIARNILEMMRLKVPVIVIVIGEGASGGALGIGVGDKVMMLENSWYSVISPENCSSILWRSWEYKEIAAEALKLTANDAKRLKVIDSIIKEPLGGAHTQREETFATVKDTILSTFKELKNLSASELVEKRMDKYSNMGVFKG; from the coding sequence ATGGAATATTTAGATTTTGAACAACCTATTAAAGAGCTGGAAGAACAGCTTCAAAAATGTTCTTTAATTGGTGAAGAAAGTGACGTAGATGTCACCAATACCTGCAAACAGATCGAAAAGAAACTTGCAGAGACCAAGAAAGATATTTACAAAAATCTTACAGCATGGCAGCGTGTGCAATTATCACGTCATCCTAACAGGCCCTATACATTAGATTACATTAAAGCACTTTGCGGTGATACTTTTTTAGAGTTGCACGGTGATCGTAATGTAAAAGATGATAAGGCAATGATAGGTGGTCTGGGTAAAATAGGTGATCAGAGCTTTATGCTTATAGGTCAACAAAAAGGTTACAATACCAAGACCAGGCAGTACCGTAATTTTGGTATGGCAAACCCAGAAGGATATCGTAAAGCACTGCGTTTAATGAAGAGTGCAGAGAAATTTGGATTGCCTGTAGTATCATTTATAGATACTCCGGGAGCTTATCCGGGTCTTGAAGCAGAAGAGCGTGGTCAGGGTGAGGCAATCGCACGAAATATTTTGGAGATGATGCGTCTCAAAGTACCCGTTATTGTTATCGTTATTGGTGAAGGAGCTAGTGGTGGTGCATTAGGTATAGGCGTAGGAGACAAAGTAATGATGTTAGAGAACTCCTGGTATTCTGTAATATCGCCAGAAAACTGTTCTTCTATACTCTGGAGAAGCTGGGAGTATAAAGAGATTGCAGCAGAAGCACTAAAACTAACTGCTAACGATGCCAAGCGTCTTAAGGTTATAGATTCTATTATTAAAGAACCTCTAGGTGGTGCACATACACAACGTGAAGAAACATTCGCTACTGTAAAAGATACCATTTTGAGCACCTTTAAGGAATTAAAAAACTTATCAGCATCAGAATTGGTTGAAAAACGAATGGACAAATATTCAAATATGGGTGTGTTTAAAGGTTAA
- a CDS encoding type I restriction enzyme HsdR N-terminal domain-containing protein, which translates to MQQLNFPRYTFRVKNSENKPLIFDDIRKKFVRLTPEEWVRQHTVVHMLQAYNYPISLINVEKELKVNNLSKRYDVVIFNPDGSIKLIVECKAPKIKINQDTFDQIARYNLALKAEYLMVTNGINHYYCQMDYEAEKYIFLPDLPTYNP; encoded by the coding sequence ATGCAGCAATTGAATTTTCCCAGGTATACATTTCGGGTCAAAAATAGCGAAAATAAACCGCTTATATTTGACGACATTCGCAAAAAATTTGTTCGGCTAACGCCGGAAGAATGGGTGCGCCAACATACTGTCGTACATATGCTGCAAGCTTACAACTATCCCATTTCTCTAATAAATGTAGAAAAAGAGCTCAAGGTTAATAATCTTTCTAAACGGTATGACGTTGTTATTTTTAACCCAGACGGAAGCATAAAGCTTATCGTTGAGTGTAAAGCACCTAAAATTAAAATCAATCAAGATACTTTTGATCAGATTGCGCGATACAATCTGGCATTAAAAGCAGAGTATCTTATGGTAACAAATGGTATTAATCATTACTATTGCCAGATGGATTATGAAGCAGAAAAATATATTTTTCTTCCAGACCTTCCTACCTATAACCCTTAA
- a CDS encoding OmpA family protein, producing MRKLMLVSASALILLSSCVSQKKYAALEAKQQETQDMLNSATVKLNSCLAQSETLREQIGDLRKTNNSLIDTQGNLTTLSTKGAENLEKSLEQMKEKDLQIKTFRDALNKKDSVTLALVTSLKGAIGNLNDEDIEINVEKGVVYVSISDKLLFNSGRWDVTSRAKQVLGKVATVVKNQPEIEFMVEGHTDSKAISTAVIEDNWDLSVKRATSVVRILQKEFGVPPERMVAAGRSYYVPVASNDTEDGRARNRRTRIVVLPKLDQFYKMIEDGMPKAK from the coding sequence ATGAGAAAATTAATGCTTGTATCAGCTTCTGCTTTGATACTACTTTCCTCTTGCGTATCTCAGAAAAAATATGCTGCATTAGAGGCAAAACAACAAGAAACTCAAGACATGCTAAATTCAGCAACTGTCAAATTGAACTCTTGTTTAGCTCAAAGTGAAACGTTACGCGAACAAATAGGTGATCTAAGAAAAACAAATAATAGTTTAATTGACACTCAAGGAAATTTAACTACTTTATCTACTAAAGGAGCAGAAAACTTAGAGAAGTCTTTAGAGCAAATGAAAGAAAAAGATCTACAGATCAAAACTTTCCGTGACGCTTTAAACAAGAAAGATTCTGTTACTCTAGCTTTAGTTACCAGCTTAAAAGGTGCTATAGGTAACTTAAATGATGAGGATATCGAGATCAACGTTGAGAAAGGTGTTGTTTACGTTTCTATATCAGACAAGTTATTATTTAACAGTGGACGTTGGGATGTAACTAGCCGTGCTAAACAAGTACTAGGTAAAGTCGCAACAGTTGTAAAAAACCAACCAGAAATTGAGTTTATGGTTGAAGGTCATACAGACAGCAAAGCTATTAGCACTGCAGTTATTGAAGATAACTGGGATTTAAGTGTTAAACGTGCAACTTCTGTAGTACGTATTTTACAAAAAGAATTTGGTGTACCACCAGAGCGTATGGTAGCTGCAGGTAGAAGTTATTATGTTCCTGTTGCAAGCAACGATACAGAAGATGGTCGTGCTCGTAACCGTAGAACTCGTATTGTAGTTCTTCCTAAACTTGATCAATTCTACAAAATGATCGAAGACGGAATGCCAAAAGCAAAATAA
- a CDS encoding L-threonylcarbamoyladenylate synthase codes for MAEFIKLYNDNPSEREIKRIVKILKNDGVIIYPTDTVYGLGCDITSTKALTRVAQLRGIKLEKANFSFICEDLSNISEYVKQIDTPTFKLLKRALPGPYTFILPGNNNLPSVFKKKKTVGIRVPDNNIARAIVKELGNPIISTSIYDEDEVVEYTTDPELILEKWDKLVDVVIDGGYGDNVPSTVIDLTSGEAVLIREGKGSLTI; via the coding sequence ATGGCAGAATTTATTAAACTATATAACGATAATCCCAGCGAACGCGAAATTAAGCGTATTGTAAAGATTTTAAAAAATGATGGTGTTATCATTTACCCTACAGATACTGTTTATGGTTTAGGCTGTGATATTACGAGTACTAAAGCGTTAACCCGTGTTGCTCAACTACGAGGGATTAAACTTGAAAAGGCAAATTTTTCATTTATATGCGAAGATTTAAGCAATATTTCTGAATATGTAAAGCAGATAGACACACCTACATTTAAGCTGTTAAAGCGTGCTTTGCCTGGTCCTTATACCTTTATATTACCCGGTAACAATAACTTACCTTCAGTATTTAAAAAGAAAAAAACGGTAGGGATAAGAGTTCCTGATAATAATATTGCACGGGCAATTGTAAAAGAACTGGGTAACCCTATTATATCTACATCTATTTATGATGAAGATGAGGTTGTGGAATACACTACAGATCCCGAGCTTATTTTAGAAAAGTGGGATAAGCTTGTAGATGTTGTAATTGACGGTGGTTATGGGGATAATGTACCTTCTACCGTAATAGACCTTACCAGTGGAGAAGCTGTTTTAATACGGGAAGGTAAAGGCTCATTAACTATTTAA
- a CDS encoding 16S rRNA (uracil(1498)-N(3))-methyltransferase, which yields MQLFYNPDIAAEATQATFPKDESKHIVKVLRKKAGDLLDITNGSGNFFKAEITTASPSGCIVKIIEVTTQNPLPYELHMAVAPTKLNDRFEWFLEKATEIGITEITPIICDHSERKVIKEDRYERILQSAMKQSLKAYIPKLNPAISFSEFIALTTNYVGVKYIAHCEETSKFSLKQKLQKGGSNLILIGPEGDFSTSEIENALETGFIPVMLGESRLRTETAAVVAVHSVAFVNE from the coding sequence ATGCAGTTATTTTATAATCCAGATATTGCTGCAGAAGCAACACAGGCAACCTTTCCTAAAGATGAGAGTAAACATATAGTAAAAGTTCTACGGAAAAAAGCGGGAGACCTTCTTGATATCACTAATGGCTCAGGAAACTTTTTTAAAGCCGAAATCACAACTGCAAGTCCGTCTGGATGTATTGTAAAAATCATCGAAGTCACGACTCAAAATCCCCTTCCCTATGAGTTACATATGGCAGTTGCCCCAACTAAACTGAATGATAGATTTGAATGGTTTCTTGAAAAAGCTACCGAGATAGGCATCACTGAAATCACACCCATAATTTGTGATCACAGCGAGCGTAAAGTAATTAAAGAAGATAGATACGAGCGTATTTTACAAAGCGCTATGAAGCAGTCGCTAAAAGCCTATATTCCTAAATTAAATCCTGCTATTTCTTTTTCTGAATTTATTGCGCTTACTACAAATTATGTAGGTGTAAAATATATTGCGCATTGTGAAGAAACTTCTAAATTCTCACTGAAGCAAAAGTTACAAAAAGGAGGTTCTAATCTCATCTTAATAGGTCCCGAAGGCGACTTTTCTACTTCAGAAATTGAGAATGCTTTAGAAACAGGTTTTATCCCCGTTATGCTTGGGGAAAGTAGATTACGTACTGAAACCGCTGCGGTAGTTGCCGTGCACAGCGTCGCTTTTGTTAATGAATAA
- a CDS encoding DMT family transporter — translation MQNDSLKSYLHFHFIVFIWGFTAVLGALITVDTVALVWYRMLIASFFIYLYIRYKKIPLKTTRSNQLKLTAAGIIIALHWLTFFGAIKLANVSITLAMMSTGAFFTSILEPIFYKRKVIWYEIIFGLFVIAGLYLIFEVETRYTEGIIVALVSALLSAIFTLINGKFVQKHNPVVISFYELLTGTLFITVFLLFTARFDAEFFQLKQSDWFYILILATICTSYAFIAAIKVMKHLTPYTVMLTTNMEPVYGIILAFLILGDAEEMNTGFYYGALLILLTVIGNGILKMQRKRRNARLLKKQVE, via the coding sequence ATGCAAAACGATAGTTTAAAAAGCTACCTCCACTTTCATTTTATTGTATTTATTTGGGGGTTTACAGCAGTTTTAGGTGCGCTTATTACCGTAGATACAGTAGCGCTGGTTTGGTATAGAATGCTTATTGCTTCATTTTTTATTTACCTATACATACGCTACAAAAAAATACCGCTTAAAACAACACGGTCAAATCAGTTAAAGCTTACCGCTGCCGGGATTATCATTGCATTACACTGGCTAACCTTTTTTGGTGCTATAAAGCTTGCCAATGTTTCTATAACCCTAGCAATGATGAGTACAGGTGCTTTTTTTACAAGCATTCTCGAACCTATATTTTATAAGCGGAAAGTGATCTGGTATGAGATAATTTTTGGTCTATTTGTAATTGCGGGTTTGTATCTCATATTTGAAGTAGAAACCCGATATACTGAAGGTATTATTGTAGCTTTAGTTTCGGCTTTACTATCTGCAATTTTCACCTTGATCAATGGCAAATTTGTTCAAAAACACAATCCTGTTGTCATTTCCTTTTATGAGCTTCTAACCGGTACTTTATTTATAACTGTTTTTCTGTTGTTTACCGCACGCTTTGATGCTGAGTTTTTTCAGTTAAAGCAATCAGACTGGTTTTATATTTTAATATTGGCTACCATTTGTACCTCATATGCATTTATAGCAGCCATTAAAGTGATGAAGCATTTAACGCCCTACACGGTAATGCTCACTACAAATATGGAGCCTGTATATGGGATAATATTGGCATTTTTAATTCTGGGAGACGCAGAAGAGATGAATACAGGGTTCTATTATGGTGCACTTTTAATCTTATTAACCGTAATAGGTAATGGTATTTTAAAAATGCAACGTAAACGGCGCAACGCCCGACTTTTAAAAAAACAAGTAGAATAA
- a CDS encoding DUF2945 domain-containing protein, whose product MIREGSEVKWKWGNGTATGKVEKTYTKKITRTIDGSEITRDGEEGNKALYIKQGDGSAVLKLESEVEKA is encoded by the coding sequence ATGATACGAGAAGGAAGTGAAGTAAAATGGAAATGGGGTAATGGGACTGCCACAGGTAAGGTTGAAAAAACCTATACTAAAAAGATTACCAGAACTATAGATGGTTCTGAAATTACCCGAGATGGGGAAGAGGGCAACAAAGCGCTTTATATTAAACAGGGCGATGGCTCTGCGGTTCTTAAACTTGAAAGCGAGGTTGAAAAAGCATAA
- the holA gene encoding DNA polymerase III subunit delta codes for MEEVTRIVKDIKNGNLKPIYFLMGEEPYYIDQLADFIADQVLTEEERGFNQMVLYGRDVSLDDVVAQAKRYPMMAEHQVVIVKEAQDMAREINAQSEDKKNKLEAYAENPQHTTVLVFCYKYKKIDKRKKVYKALVKNGLVFESKKLYDNQVSDWIRKVMSSKNYTVEPKAAHMLVEFLGTDLSKINNELQKLMLILPAGSAITPLAIEENIGISKDYNNFELRKAIGNKEIVKAHRIINYFSQNPKDNPMVVTIALLFQYFQKLLMYHGLPSKDKSSVAKALGVSPYFVGEYVDAGRNYPMKKVSSIINLLRDADMKGKGVGANQLPQGDILKELLVKIMG; via the coding sequence GTGGAAGAAGTTACCCGTATAGTTAAGGATATTAAAAATGGAAATCTAAAACCTATTTATTTTTTAATGGGGGAAGAGCCTTATTATATAGATCAGCTGGCAGATTTTATAGCAGATCAGGTTTTAACCGAAGAGGAACGCGGGTTTAATCAAATGGTCTTATACGGTCGTGATGTATCGCTAGATGATGTAGTAGCTCAAGCCAAACGCTACCCGATGATGGCTGAACATCAAGTGGTAATTGTAAAAGAGGCTCAGGATATGGCTCGTGAGATTAATGCACAGAGCGAGGATAAGAAAAACAAACTCGAGGCCTATGCCGAAAATCCGCAGCATACTACCGTGCTGGTTTTTTGCTACAAATACAAAAAGATAGATAAGCGTAAGAAGGTTTACAAAGCCTTAGTCAAAAACGGTCTCGTATTTGAAAGTAAAAAACTGTATGACAACCAGGTAAGTGACTGGATCAGGAAAGTGATGAGCAGCAAAAATTATACGGTAGAGCCTAAAGCGGCTCATATGCTTGTTGAATTTTTAGGTACAGATCTTTCTAAAATAAATAATGAACTTCAAAAATTGATGCTGATTCTGCCGGCGGGTAGTGCAATTACACCACTTGCTATTGAAGAAAATATAGGAATTAGTAAAGACTATAATAATTTTGAGTTGCGCAAAGCAATAGGTAATAAGGAGATTGTGAAAGCGCACCGAATCATTAACTATTTTTCTCAAAACCCTAAGGATAATCCTATGGTGGTTACTATAGCATTGCTTTTTCAGTATTTTCAAAAATTGTTAATGTATCACGGTTTGCCTAGTAAAGACAAAAGTTCTGTAGCAAAAGCCTTAGGTGTGAGTCCGTATTTTGTTGGGGAATATGTTGATGCGGGCCGCAATTACCCCATGAAAAAAGTAAGCTCTATAATTAATCTCTTACGTGATGCCGATATGAAAGGAAAAGGTGTGGGCGCAAATCAATTACCACAAGGTGATATTTTAAAAGAATTACTGGTTAAGATTATGGGCTAA
- a CDS encoding glycosyltransferase family 2 protein: MKVAIVILNWNGRHLLEEYLPSVIAHSAHAAHIYVADNASTDDSVAFITQHFPQVTCIVNKSNGGYAKGYNDSLKGLSEDLLVLMNSDILTTKDWLKPIIQEFINDDQLGAAQPKILDLKRKTHFEYAGAAGGFLDALGYPFCRGRIFDTVEEDRGQYNDTLPIFWASGACLVVRNELFWKAGALDELFFAHQEEIDLCWRIQAEGFTIKSVGTSAVYHLGGATLEQMNPQKTFLNFRNNLILLLKNVSGFKVWIILFFRMCLDGVAALKFLLEGKSDHFFAILKAHFDFYSKLFLVIQKRRNTKKIRHYSKINTIVWTYFIRKIKHYNELF; this comes from the coding sequence TTGAAAGTAGCCATAGTTATACTCAACTGGAACGGCAGACACCTGCTTGAAGAATATTTACCTTCAGTAATTGCGCACAGTGCACATGCGGCTCATATATATGTTGCAGATAATGCATCAACAGATGACTCTGTTGCATTTATAACGCAACACTTTCCGCAGGTTACCTGCATAGTAAACAAAAGCAATGGCGGGTACGCTAAAGGTTATAATGATTCTCTTAAAGGTCTTTCTGAAGATTTATTGGTTTTAATGAATAGTGACATTCTCACTACAAAAGACTGGTTAAAACCTATTATTCAAGAATTTATAAATGATGATCAATTAGGTGCTGCACAGCCAAAAATACTAGACCTAAAACGCAAAACACATTTTGAATATGCCGGTGCAGCCGGTGGCTTTCTTGATGCTTTGGGATATCCCTTTTGTCGTGGTCGTATCTTTGATACTGTAGAAGAAGATCGCGGCCAATATAATGACACGCTTCCTATATTTTGGGCAAGTGGCGCTTGTTTAGTCGTGAGAAACGAACTCTTTTGGAAAGCAGGAGCTTTAGATGAGCTCTTTTTTGCCCATCAGGAGGAAATTGATTTATGCTGGCGTATTCAGGCAGAAGGTTTTACCATAAAAAGTGTAGGAACGAGTGCTGTATACCATTTGGGCGGTGCGACACTAGAACAAATGAACCCGCAAAAGACGTTTCTAAACTTTAGAAATAATCTTATACTACTACTCAAAAACGTATCTGGTTTTAAAGTCTGGATAATTCTATTTTTTAGAATGTGTCTAGATGGAGTTGCTGCACTAAAATTTCTTTTAGAAGGAAAATCTGACCACTTTTTTGCTATTTTAAAAGCTCATTTTGATTTTTACTCAAAATTATTTTTAGTTATTCAAAAAAGACGTAACACCAAGAAAATCAGACACTATTCAAAGATTAACACTATAGTTTGGACGTATTTCATACGGAAAATTAAGCACTACAACGAACTCTTTTAA
- the dnaB gene encoding replicative DNA helicase, with the protein MEQVKTKPNYINPSKEVISLERGKIPPQAIDLEQVVLGAMMIDKKGVDEIIDILTPEVFYKEAHHHIYDAIRALFENGEPIDLLTVSEQLKKMAKLDQAGGDYYLIQLTQKVSSSAHIEYHARIILQKYIQRSLIKISNEIIEEAYDETTDVFDLLDTAESKLYEVTQGNIKRSSETAQSLVIQAKKKIEEISNKEGLSGVPSGFDRLDKLTSGWQPSDLIIVAARPGMGKTALTLSMARNIAVGQGIPVAFFSLEMASVQLITRLISSETGLSSEKLRTGKLEKHEWEQLNVKVKSLEKAPLFIDDTPSLSIFDLRAKARRLASQHGIKMIIIDYLQLMTAGGSQKNGNREQEISMISRNLKALAKELMVPVIALSQLSRAVETRGGSKRPLLSDLRESGAIEQDADIVSFIYRPEYYKIDEWDDEERSPTDGQAEFIIAKHRNGGLENIRLKFIGHLGKFDNLDDFNTPYQFESAMNQNAAANDDTFRPESFPTPTPDQAFGSSMNDGGFDRDGEDEVPF; encoded by the coding sequence ATGGAACAAGTAAAAACAAAACCCAACTACATCAATCCATCAAAAGAAGTTATTTCGTTGGAGCGAGGTAAAATACCACCACAAGCAATTGATCTAGAGCAAGTTGTGCTTGGGGCTATGATGATTGATAAAAAGGGTGTTGATGAAATAATTGATATATTAACCCCTGAAGTATTTTATAAAGAAGCACATCATCACATTTATGATGCAATACGTGCTCTGTTTGAAAATGGTGAGCCTATAGACTTATTAACCGTTTCTGAGCAGTTAAAAAAAATGGCTAAGCTTGATCAGGCAGGTGGTGATTATTATTTGATTCAATTAACCCAAAAAGTATCCTCTTCAGCCCATATTGAATATCATGCGCGTATTATTTTACAGAAATACATACAGCGAAGTCTTATTAAGATTTCTAACGAAATTATAGAAGAGGCGTATGATGAGACGACAGACGTATTTGATCTTTTAGATACTGCAGAGAGTAAGTTGTATGAGGTAACTCAGGGAAACATTAAGCGTAGTTCAGAAACTGCTCAAAGTTTAGTTATTCAGGCTAAAAAGAAGATTGAAGAAATCTCTAACAAAGAAGGTCTCTCAGGGGTTCCATCTGGTTTTGATCGTTTAGATAAATTAACATCGGGATGGCAGCCTAGTGATTTAATTATTGTTGCTGCTCGTCCGGGTATGGGTAAAACAGCATTAACCTTATCGATGGCGCGTAATATTGCCGTAGGGCAAGGTATTCCTGTAGCATTCTTCTCTCTGGAGATGGCTTCGGTGCAGTTAATTACGCGTTTGATTTCGTCAGAAACAGGGCTTTCGTCAGAAAAACTACGTACGGGTAAATTAGAGAAACACGAGTGGGAGCAACTTAATGTGAAGGTTAAAAGTCTTGAGAAAGCACCTTTGTTTATAGATGATACCCCGTCACTTTCCATTTTCGATTTACGTGCAAAAGCACGTCGTCTTGCTTCACAGCACGGTATTAAAATGATTATTATAGATTATTTGCAGTTAATGACTGCGGGTGGTAGTCAAAAGAACGGAAACAGAGAACAGGAAATCTCGATGATCTCCCGTAACCTAAAAGCACTTGCTAAAGAATTAATGGTTCCTGTTATTGCACTTTCGCAGCTTTCACGTGCAGTAGAAACACGTGGTGGTAGTAAAAGACCTTTGCTTTCCGACCTTAGGGAATCTGGAGCAATTGAGCAGGATGCAGATATTGTTTCGTTTATCTACCGTCCCGAATACTATAAAATTGACGAGTGGGATGATGAAGAGCGTAGCCCAACAGATGGTCAGGCAGAATTTATTATCGCAAAACACCGTAATGGTGGCTTAGAAAATATACGTCTTAAATTTATAGGGCATCTAGGTAAGTTTGATAACCTTGATGATTTTAATACGCCCTATCAATTTGAATCTGCAATGAATCAAAATGCAGCAGCTAATGATGATACTTTTAGACCAGAGTCATTTCCTACGCCTACGCCAGATCAGGCTTTTGGTAGCTCTATGAATGATGGTGGTTTTGATCGGGATGGGGAAGATGAAGTTCCTTTTTAA